In one window of Lepidochelys kempii isolate rLepKem1 chromosome 27, rLepKem1.hap2, whole genome shotgun sequence DNA:
- the LOC140903882 gene encoding keratin, type I cytoskeletal 14-like isoform X10 codes for MTTSVRQYSSSTSLKGIGGLGGLGGGSSRVSSVHLGGPYRAPSIHGGSGGFSVSSSRYVSGVGSSLGGGYGGGYSSSFGGGYGGGLGGGDGILPAGEKETMQNLNDRLATYLDKVRALEEANTDLEIKIKEWYKKQGPGPDRDYSPYYRTIEDLRSKILAATVDNASLLLQIDNARLTADDFRTKFETEQALRMSVEADINGLRRVLDELTLARADLEMQIENLKEELAYLKKNHEEEMNVLRSQLGGEITVEMDAAPGVDLTKILADMREQYESLAEKNRKEAEQWFFTKTEELNREVAMNTEQLQSGKSEITELRRTVQGLEIELQSQLSMKAALEGTLAETEGRYGAQLAQLQVLITSVEEQLAELRCDMERQNHEYKILVDVKTRLEQEIATYRRLLEGEDTHIASQYAAAKEVSTTTRQVRTIVEEVQDGKVISSREQVHHSPR; via the exons ATGACCACCAGCGTCAGGCAATATTCCTCATCTACATCCCTAAAGGGGATAGGTGGGTTAGGTGGATTAGGAGGTGGCTCCTCACGGGTTTCCTCAGTGCATCTTGGAGGTCCCTACAGAGCCCCAAGTATCCATGGGGGATCAGGTGGCTTTTCTGTCTCCTCTTCTAGGTATGTCTCTGGAGTAGGAAGTAGCCTGGGTGGTGGCTATGGGGGGGGCTACAGCAGTAGCTTTGGAGGTGGCTATGGGGGTGGCCTTGGAG GTGGTGATGGCATTCTCCCTGCGGGTGAGAAGGAAACAATGCAGAACCTGAACGACCGCCTGGCTACCTACCTGGACAAGGTGCGTGCTCTGGAGGAGGCCAATACCGATCTGGAGATTAAGATCAAGGAGTGGTATAAGAAGCAGGGACCTGGTCCTGACCGTGACTACAGCCCATATTACAGGACAATTGAAGACCTGAGGAGCAAG ATCCTTGCTGCCACTGTTGACAATGCCAGCCTCCTCTTGCAGATCGACAATGCTAGGCTGACGGCTGATGACTTCCGAACCAA GTTTGAGACGGAGCAGGCCCTGCGCATGAGTGTTGAGGCTGACATCAACGGCCTGCGTAGAGTCCTGGATGAGCTGACCCTGGCCAGAGCTGACCTGGAGATGCAGATCGAAAACCTGAAGGAGGAGCTGGCTTATCTCAAGAAGAATCATGAAGAG GAAATGAATGTACTACGGAGCCAGCTGGGTGGAGAGATCACTGTGGAGATGGATGCCGCTCCTGGGGTTGACCTGACCAAGATCCTGGCTGACATGAGAGAGCAGTATGAGAGCTTGGCAGAGAAGAACCGTAAAGAGGCCGAGCAGTGGTTCTTCACCAAG ACGGAAGAGCTGAACCGAGAAGTAGCCATGAACACGGAACAGTTGCAGAGCGGCAAGTCGGAGATCACAGAACTAAGACGCACCGTCCAGGGTCTGGAGATAGAGCTGCAGTCCCAGCTCAGCATG AAAGCCGCTCTGGAAGGCACCTTGGCAGAAACAGAAGGCCGCTATGGCGCCCAGTTGGCACAGCTCCAGGTCCTGATCACTAGCGTGGAGGAGCAGCTGGCCGAGCTCCGATGCGACATGGAGCGCCAGAATCATGAGTACAAGATTCTCGTGGACGTCAAGACGCGCCTGGAGCAAGAGATTGCCACGTACCGCCGCCTGCTGGAGGGCGAGGATACCCA CATTGCCTCCCAGTACGCTGCAGCAAAAGAAG TGTCCACGACCACCCGACAAGTCCGTACAATTGTTGAGGAAGTCCAAGATGGAAAGGTGATTTCTTCCCGTGAGCAGGTCCATCATTCCCCCCGCTAA
- the LOC140903882 gene encoding keratin, type I cytoskeletal 14-like isoform X3, whose translation MTTSVRQYSSSTSLKGIGGLGGLGGGSSRVSSVHLGGPYRAPSIHGGSGGFSVSSSRYVSGVGSSLGGGYGGGYSSSFGGGYGGGLGGGCGIGLGVGLGGGLGGGFGGGDGILPAGEKETMQNLNDRLATYLDKVRALEEANTDLEIKIKEWYKKQGPGPDRDYSPYYRTIEDLRSKILAATVDNASLLLQIDNARLTADDFRTKFETEQALRMSVEADINGLRRVLDELTLARADLEMQIENLKEELAYLKKNHEEEMNVLRSQLGGEITVEMDAAPGVDLTKILADMREQYESLAEKNRKEAEQWFFTKTEELNREVAMNTEQLQSGKSEITELRRTVQGLEIELQSQLSMKAALEGTLAETEGRYGAQLAQLQVLITSVEEQLAELRCDMERQNHEYKILVDVKTRLEQEIATYRRLLEGEDTQLIRSLGQLIVSSISFSLVVSTTTRQVRTIVEEVQDGKVISSREQVHHSPR comes from the exons ATGACCACCAGCGTCAGGCAATATTCCTCATCTACATCCCTAAAGGGGATAGGTGGGTTAGGTGGATTAGGAGGTGGCTCCTCACGGGTTTCCTCAGTGCATCTTGGAGGTCCCTACAGAGCCCCAAGTATCCATGGGGGATCAGGTGGCTTTTCTGTCTCCTCTTCTAGGTATGTCTCTGGAGTAGGAAGTAGCCTGGGTGGTGGCTATGGGGGGGGCTACAGCAGTAGCTTTGGAGGTGGCTATGGGGGTGGCCTTGGAGGTGGCTGTGGGATCGGCCTTGGTGTTGGCCTTGGTGGTGGCCTTGGTGGTGGCTTTGGAGGTGGTGATGGCATTCTCCCTGCGGGTGAGAAGGAAACAATGCAGAACCTGAACGACCGCCTGGCTACCTACCTGGACAAGGTGCGTGCTCTGGAGGAGGCCAATACCGATCTGGAGATTAAGATCAAGGAGTGGTATAAGAAGCAGGGACCTGGTCCTGACCGTGACTACAGCCCATATTACAGGACAATTGAAGACCTGAGGAGCAAG ATCCTTGCTGCCACTGTTGACAATGCCAGCCTCCTCTTGCAGATCGACAATGCTAGGCTGACGGCTGATGACTTCCGAACCAA GTTTGAGACGGAGCAGGCCCTGCGCATGAGTGTTGAGGCTGACATCAACGGCCTGCGTAGAGTCCTGGATGAGCTGACCCTGGCCAGAGCTGACCTGGAGATGCAGATCGAAAACCTGAAGGAGGAGCTGGCTTATCTCAAGAAGAATCATGAAGAG GAAATGAATGTACTACGGAGCCAGCTGGGTGGAGAGATCACTGTGGAGATGGATGCCGCTCCTGGGGTTGACCTGACCAAGATCCTGGCTGACATGAGAGAGCAGTATGAGAGCTTGGCAGAGAAGAACCGTAAAGAGGCCGAGCAGTGGTTCTTCACCAAG ACGGAAGAGCTGAACCGAGAAGTAGCCATGAACACGGAACAGTTGCAGAGCGGCAAGTCGGAGATCACAGAACTAAGACGCACCGTCCAGGGTCTGGAGATAGAGCTGCAGTCCCAGCTCAGCATG AAAGCCGCTCTGGAAGGCACCTTGGCAGAAACAGAAGGCCGCTATGGCGCCCAGTTGGCACAGCTCCAGGTCCTGATCACTAGCGTGGAGGAGCAGCTGGCCGAGCTCCGATGCGACATGGAGCGCCAGAATCATGAGTACAAGATTCTCGTGGACGTCAAGACGCGCCTGGAGCAAGAGATTGCCACGTACCGCCGCCTGCTGGAGGGCGAGGATACCCA GCTGATCAGATCCTTAGGACAGCTGATAGTTTCTTCTATCTCTTTCTCCCTTGTAGTGTCCACGACCACCCGACAAGTCCGTACAATTGTTGAGGAAGTCCAAGATGGAAAGGTGATTTCTTCCCGTGAGCAGGTCCATCATTCCCCCCGCTAA
- the LOC140903882 gene encoding keratin, type I cytoskeletal 14-like isoform X8: protein MTTSVRQYSSSTSLKGIGGLGGLGGGSSRVSSVHLGGPYRAPSIHGGSGGFSVSSSRYVSGVGSSLGGGYGGGYSSSFGGGYGGGLGGGCGIGLGVGLGGGLGGGFGGGDGILPAGEKETMQNLNDRLATYLDKVRALEEANTDLEIKIKEWYKKQGPGPDRDYSPYYRTIEDLRSKILAATVDNASLLLQIDNARLTADDFRTKFETEQALRMSVEADINGLRRVLDELTLARADLEMQIENLKEELAYLKKNHEEEMNVLRSQLGGEITVEMDAAPGVDLTKILADMREQYESLAEKNRKEAEQWFFTKTEELNREVAMNTEQLQSGKSEITELRRTVQGLEIELQSQLSMKAALEGTLAETEGRYGAQLAQLQVLITSVEEQLAELRCDMERQNHEYKILVDVKTRLEQEIATYRRLLEGEDTQYKSILSTTTRQVRTIVEEVQDGKVISSREQVHHSPR from the exons ATGACCACCAGCGTCAGGCAATATTCCTCATCTACATCCCTAAAGGGGATAGGTGGGTTAGGTGGATTAGGAGGTGGCTCCTCACGGGTTTCCTCAGTGCATCTTGGAGGTCCCTACAGAGCCCCAAGTATCCATGGGGGATCAGGTGGCTTTTCTGTCTCCTCTTCTAGGTATGTCTCTGGAGTAGGAAGTAGCCTGGGTGGTGGCTATGGGGGGGGCTACAGCAGTAGCTTTGGAGGTGGCTATGGGGGTGGCCTTGGAGGTGGCTGTGGGATCGGCCTTGGTGTTGGCCTTGGTGGTGGCCTTGGTGGTGGCTTTGGAGGTGGTGATGGCATTCTCCCTGCGGGTGAGAAGGAAACAATGCAGAACCTGAACGACCGCCTGGCTACCTACCTGGACAAGGTGCGTGCTCTGGAGGAGGCCAATACCGATCTGGAGATTAAGATCAAGGAGTGGTATAAGAAGCAGGGACCTGGTCCTGACCGTGACTACAGCCCATATTACAGGACAATTGAAGACCTGAGGAGCAAG ATCCTTGCTGCCACTGTTGACAATGCCAGCCTCCTCTTGCAGATCGACAATGCTAGGCTGACGGCTGATGACTTCCGAACCAA GTTTGAGACGGAGCAGGCCCTGCGCATGAGTGTTGAGGCTGACATCAACGGCCTGCGTAGAGTCCTGGATGAGCTGACCCTGGCCAGAGCTGACCTGGAGATGCAGATCGAAAACCTGAAGGAGGAGCTGGCTTATCTCAAGAAGAATCATGAAGAG GAAATGAATGTACTACGGAGCCAGCTGGGTGGAGAGATCACTGTGGAGATGGATGCCGCTCCTGGGGTTGACCTGACCAAGATCCTGGCTGACATGAGAGAGCAGTATGAGAGCTTGGCAGAGAAGAACCGTAAAGAGGCCGAGCAGTGGTTCTTCACCAAG ACGGAAGAGCTGAACCGAGAAGTAGCCATGAACACGGAACAGTTGCAGAGCGGCAAGTCGGAGATCACAGAACTAAGACGCACCGTCCAGGGTCTGGAGATAGAGCTGCAGTCCCAGCTCAGCATG AAAGCCGCTCTGGAAGGCACCTTGGCAGAAACAGAAGGCCGCTATGGCGCCCAGTTGGCACAGCTCCAGGTCCTGATCACTAGCGTGGAGGAGCAGCTGGCCGAGCTCCGATGCGACATGGAGCGCCAGAATCATGAGTACAAGATTCTCGTGGACGTCAAGACGCGCCTGGAGCAAGAGATTGCCACGTACCGCCGCCTGCTGGAGGGCGAGGATACCCAGTAC AAAAGTATTT TGTCCACGACCACCCGACAAGTCCGTACAATTGTTGAGGAAGTCCAAGATGGAAAGGTGATTTCTTCCCGTGAGCAGGTCCATCATTCCCCCCGCTAA
- the LOC140903882 gene encoding keratin, type I cytoskeletal 14-like isoform X1: MTTSVRQYSSSTSLKGIGGLGGLGGGSSRVSSVHLGGPYRAPSIHGGSGGFSVSSSRYVSGVGSSLGGGYGGGYSSSFGGGYGGGLGGGCGIGLGVGLGGGLGGGFGGGDGILPAGEKETMQNLNDRLATYLDKVRALEEANTDLEIKIKEWYKKQGPGPDRDYSPYYRTIEDLRSKILAATVDNASLLLQIDNARLTADDFRTKFETEQALRMSVEADINGLRRVLDELTLARADLEMQIENLKEELAYLKKNHEEEMNVLRSQLGGEITVEMDAAPGVDLTKILADMREQYESLAEKNRKEAEQWFFTKTEELNREVAMNTEQLQSGKSEITELRRTVQGLEIELQSQLSMKAALEGTLAETEGRYGAQLAQLQVLITSVEEQLAELRCDMERQNHEYKILVDVKTRLEQEIATYRRLLEGEDTQYVKGVAEIECHGAELANNDTAKQLNNLLSTTTRQVRTIVEEVQDGKVISSREQVHHSPR; the protein is encoded by the exons ATGACCACCAGCGTCAGGCAATATTCCTCATCTACATCCCTAAAGGGGATAGGTGGGTTAGGTGGATTAGGAGGTGGCTCCTCACGGGTTTCCTCAGTGCATCTTGGAGGTCCCTACAGAGCCCCAAGTATCCATGGGGGATCAGGTGGCTTTTCTGTCTCCTCTTCTAGGTATGTCTCTGGAGTAGGAAGTAGCCTGGGTGGTGGCTATGGGGGGGGCTACAGCAGTAGCTTTGGAGGTGGCTATGGGGGTGGCCTTGGAGGTGGCTGTGGGATCGGCCTTGGTGTTGGCCTTGGTGGTGGCCTTGGTGGTGGCTTTGGAGGTGGTGATGGCATTCTCCCTGCGGGTGAGAAGGAAACAATGCAGAACCTGAACGACCGCCTGGCTACCTACCTGGACAAGGTGCGTGCTCTGGAGGAGGCCAATACCGATCTGGAGATTAAGATCAAGGAGTGGTATAAGAAGCAGGGACCTGGTCCTGACCGTGACTACAGCCCATATTACAGGACAATTGAAGACCTGAGGAGCAAG ATCCTTGCTGCCACTGTTGACAATGCCAGCCTCCTCTTGCAGATCGACAATGCTAGGCTGACGGCTGATGACTTCCGAACCAA GTTTGAGACGGAGCAGGCCCTGCGCATGAGTGTTGAGGCTGACATCAACGGCCTGCGTAGAGTCCTGGATGAGCTGACCCTGGCCAGAGCTGACCTGGAGATGCAGATCGAAAACCTGAAGGAGGAGCTGGCTTATCTCAAGAAGAATCATGAAGAG GAAATGAATGTACTACGGAGCCAGCTGGGTGGAGAGATCACTGTGGAGATGGATGCCGCTCCTGGGGTTGACCTGACCAAGATCCTGGCTGACATGAGAGAGCAGTATGAGAGCTTGGCAGAGAAGAACCGTAAAGAGGCCGAGCAGTGGTTCTTCACCAAG ACGGAAGAGCTGAACCGAGAAGTAGCCATGAACACGGAACAGTTGCAGAGCGGCAAGTCGGAGATCACAGAACTAAGACGCACCGTCCAGGGTCTGGAGATAGAGCTGCAGTCCCAGCTCAGCATG AAAGCCGCTCTGGAAGGCACCTTGGCAGAAACAGAAGGCCGCTATGGCGCCCAGTTGGCACAGCTCCAGGTCCTGATCACTAGCGTGGAGGAGCAGCTGGCCGAGCTCCGATGCGACATGGAGCGCCAGAATCATGAGTACAAGATTCTCGTGGACGTCAAGACGCGCCTGGAGCAAGAGATTGCCACGTACCGCCGCCTGCTGGAGGGCGAGGATACCCAGTACGTAAAGGGAGTCGCTGAGATAGAGTGCCATGGGGCAGAGCTGGCTAATAATGACACAGCTAAACAGCTGAATAATCTGT TGTCCACGACCACCCGACAAGTCCGTACAATTGTTGAGGAAGTCCAAGATGGAAAGGTGATTTCTTCCCGTGAGCAGGTCCATCATTCCCCCCGCTAA
- the LOC140903882 gene encoding keratin, type I cytoskeletal 14-like isoform X5, producing MTTSVRQYSSSTSLKGIGGLGGLGGGSSRVSSVHLGGPYRAPSIHGGSGGFSVSSSRYVSGVGSSLGGGYGGGYSSSFGGGYGGGLGGGCGIGLGVGLGGGLGGGFGGGDGILPAGEKETMQNLNDRLATYLDKVRALEEANTDLEIKIKEWYKKQGPGPDRDYSPYYRTIEDLRSKILAATVDNASLLLQIDNARLTADDFRTKFETEQALRMSVEADINGLRRVLDELTLARADLEMQIENLKEELAYLKKNHEEEMNVLRSQLGGEITVEMDAAPGVDLTKILADMREQYESLAEKNRKEAEQWFFTKTEELNREVAMNTEQLQSGKSEITELRRTVQGLEIELQSQLSMKAALEGTLAETEGRYGAQLAQLQVLITSVEEQLAELRCDMERQNHEYKILVDVKTRLEQEIATYRRLLEGEDTQYLIVSSISFSLVVSTTTRQVRTIVEEVQDGKVISSREQVHHSPR from the exons ATGACCACCAGCGTCAGGCAATATTCCTCATCTACATCCCTAAAGGGGATAGGTGGGTTAGGTGGATTAGGAGGTGGCTCCTCACGGGTTTCCTCAGTGCATCTTGGAGGTCCCTACAGAGCCCCAAGTATCCATGGGGGATCAGGTGGCTTTTCTGTCTCCTCTTCTAGGTATGTCTCTGGAGTAGGAAGTAGCCTGGGTGGTGGCTATGGGGGGGGCTACAGCAGTAGCTTTGGAGGTGGCTATGGGGGTGGCCTTGGAGGTGGCTGTGGGATCGGCCTTGGTGTTGGCCTTGGTGGTGGCCTTGGTGGTGGCTTTGGAGGTGGTGATGGCATTCTCCCTGCGGGTGAGAAGGAAACAATGCAGAACCTGAACGACCGCCTGGCTACCTACCTGGACAAGGTGCGTGCTCTGGAGGAGGCCAATACCGATCTGGAGATTAAGATCAAGGAGTGGTATAAGAAGCAGGGACCTGGTCCTGACCGTGACTACAGCCCATATTACAGGACAATTGAAGACCTGAGGAGCAAG ATCCTTGCTGCCACTGTTGACAATGCCAGCCTCCTCTTGCAGATCGACAATGCTAGGCTGACGGCTGATGACTTCCGAACCAA GTTTGAGACGGAGCAGGCCCTGCGCATGAGTGTTGAGGCTGACATCAACGGCCTGCGTAGAGTCCTGGATGAGCTGACCCTGGCCAGAGCTGACCTGGAGATGCAGATCGAAAACCTGAAGGAGGAGCTGGCTTATCTCAAGAAGAATCATGAAGAG GAAATGAATGTACTACGGAGCCAGCTGGGTGGAGAGATCACTGTGGAGATGGATGCCGCTCCTGGGGTTGACCTGACCAAGATCCTGGCTGACATGAGAGAGCAGTATGAGAGCTTGGCAGAGAAGAACCGTAAAGAGGCCGAGCAGTGGTTCTTCACCAAG ACGGAAGAGCTGAACCGAGAAGTAGCCATGAACACGGAACAGTTGCAGAGCGGCAAGTCGGAGATCACAGAACTAAGACGCACCGTCCAGGGTCTGGAGATAGAGCTGCAGTCCCAGCTCAGCATG AAAGCCGCTCTGGAAGGCACCTTGGCAGAAACAGAAGGCCGCTATGGCGCCCAGTTGGCACAGCTCCAGGTCCTGATCACTAGCGTGGAGGAGCAGCTGGCCGAGCTCCGATGCGACATGGAGCGCCAGAATCATGAGTACAAGATTCTCGTGGACGTCAAGACGCGCCTGGAGCAAGAGATTGCCACGTACCGCCGCCTGCTGGAGGGCGAGGATACCCAGTAC CTGATAGTTTCTTCTATCTCTTTCTCCCTTGTAGTGTCCACGACCACCCGACAAGTCCGTACAATTGTTGAGGAAGTCCAAGATGGAAAGGTGATTTCTTCCCGTGAGCAGGTCCATCATTCCCCCCGCTAA
- the LOC140903882 gene encoding keratin, type I cytoskeletal 14-like isoform X2, giving the protein MTTSVRQYSSSTSLKGIGGLGGLGGGSSRVSSVHLGGPYRAPSIHGGSGGFSVSSSRYVSGVGSSLGGGYGGGYSSSFGGGYGGGLGGGCGIGLGVGLGGGLGGGFGGGDGILPAGEKETMQNLNDRLATYLDKVRALEEANTDLEIKIKEWYKKQGPGPDRDYSPYYRTIEDLRSKILAATVDNASLLLQIDNARLTADDFRTKFETEQALRMSVEADINGLRRVLDELTLARADLEMQIENLKEELAYLKKNHEEEMNVLRSQLGGEITVEMDAAPGVDLTKILADMREQYESLAEKNRKEAEQWFFTKTEELNREVAMNTEQLQSGKSEITELRRTVQGLEIELQSQLSMKAALEGTLAETEGRYGAQLAQLQVLITSVEEQLAELRCDMERQNHEYKILVDVKTRLEQEIATYRRLLEGEDTQYVKGVAEIECHGAELANNDTAKQPTTTRQVRTIVEEVQDGKVISSREQVHHSPR; this is encoded by the exons ATGACCACCAGCGTCAGGCAATATTCCTCATCTACATCCCTAAAGGGGATAGGTGGGTTAGGTGGATTAGGAGGTGGCTCCTCACGGGTTTCCTCAGTGCATCTTGGAGGTCCCTACAGAGCCCCAAGTATCCATGGGGGATCAGGTGGCTTTTCTGTCTCCTCTTCTAGGTATGTCTCTGGAGTAGGAAGTAGCCTGGGTGGTGGCTATGGGGGGGGCTACAGCAGTAGCTTTGGAGGTGGCTATGGGGGTGGCCTTGGAGGTGGCTGTGGGATCGGCCTTGGTGTTGGCCTTGGTGGTGGCCTTGGTGGTGGCTTTGGAGGTGGTGATGGCATTCTCCCTGCGGGTGAGAAGGAAACAATGCAGAACCTGAACGACCGCCTGGCTACCTACCTGGACAAGGTGCGTGCTCTGGAGGAGGCCAATACCGATCTGGAGATTAAGATCAAGGAGTGGTATAAGAAGCAGGGACCTGGTCCTGACCGTGACTACAGCCCATATTACAGGACAATTGAAGACCTGAGGAGCAAG ATCCTTGCTGCCACTGTTGACAATGCCAGCCTCCTCTTGCAGATCGACAATGCTAGGCTGACGGCTGATGACTTCCGAACCAA GTTTGAGACGGAGCAGGCCCTGCGCATGAGTGTTGAGGCTGACATCAACGGCCTGCGTAGAGTCCTGGATGAGCTGACCCTGGCCAGAGCTGACCTGGAGATGCAGATCGAAAACCTGAAGGAGGAGCTGGCTTATCTCAAGAAGAATCATGAAGAG GAAATGAATGTACTACGGAGCCAGCTGGGTGGAGAGATCACTGTGGAGATGGATGCCGCTCCTGGGGTTGACCTGACCAAGATCCTGGCTGACATGAGAGAGCAGTATGAGAGCTTGGCAGAGAAGAACCGTAAAGAGGCCGAGCAGTGGTTCTTCACCAAG ACGGAAGAGCTGAACCGAGAAGTAGCCATGAACACGGAACAGTTGCAGAGCGGCAAGTCGGAGATCACAGAACTAAGACGCACCGTCCAGGGTCTGGAGATAGAGCTGCAGTCCCAGCTCAGCATG AAAGCCGCTCTGGAAGGCACCTTGGCAGAAACAGAAGGCCGCTATGGCGCCCAGTTGGCACAGCTCCAGGTCCTGATCACTAGCGTGGAGGAGCAGCTGGCCGAGCTCCGATGCGACATGGAGCGCCAGAATCATGAGTACAAGATTCTCGTGGACGTCAAGACGCGCCTGGAGCAAGAGATTGCCACGTACCGCCGCCTGCTGGAGGGCGAGGATACCCAGTACGTAAAGGGAGTCGCTGAGATAGAGTGCCATGGGGCAGAGCTGGCTAATAATGACACAGCTAAACAGC CCACGACCACCCGACAAGTCCGTACAATTGTTGAGGAAGTCCAAGATGGAAAGGTGATTTCTTCCCGTGAGCAGGTCCATCATTCCCCCCGCTAA
- the LOC140903882 gene encoding keratin, type I cytoskeletal 14-like isoform X6 translates to MTTSVRQYSSSTSLKGIGGLGGLGGGSSRVSSVHLGGPYRAPSIHGGSGGFSVSSSRYVSGVGSSLGGGYGGGYSSSFGGGYGGGLGGGCGIGLGVGLGGGLGGGFGGGDGILPAGEKETMQNLNDRLATYLDKVRALEEANTDLEIKIKEWYKKQGPGPDRDYSPYYRTIEDLRSKILAATVDNASLLLQIDNARLTADDFRTKFETEQALRMSVEADINGLRRVLDELTLARADLEMQIENLKEELAYLKKNHEEEMNVLRSQLGGEITVEMDAAPGVDLTKILADMREQYESLAEKNRKEAEQWFFTKTEELNREVAMNTEQLQSGKSEITELRRTVQGLEIELQSQLSMKAALEGTLAETEGRYGAQLAQLQVLITSVEEQLAELRCDMERQNHEYKILVDVKTRLEQEIATYRRLLEGEDTQYVKGVAEIELSTTTRQVRTIVEEVQDGKVISSREQVHHSPR, encoded by the exons ATGACCACCAGCGTCAGGCAATATTCCTCATCTACATCCCTAAAGGGGATAGGTGGGTTAGGTGGATTAGGAGGTGGCTCCTCACGGGTTTCCTCAGTGCATCTTGGAGGTCCCTACAGAGCCCCAAGTATCCATGGGGGATCAGGTGGCTTTTCTGTCTCCTCTTCTAGGTATGTCTCTGGAGTAGGAAGTAGCCTGGGTGGTGGCTATGGGGGGGGCTACAGCAGTAGCTTTGGAGGTGGCTATGGGGGTGGCCTTGGAGGTGGCTGTGGGATCGGCCTTGGTGTTGGCCTTGGTGGTGGCCTTGGTGGTGGCTTTGGAGGTGGTGATGGCATTCTCCCTGCGGGTGAGAAGGAAACAATGCAGAACCTGAACGACCGCCTGGCTACCTACCTGGACAAGGTGCGTGCTCTGGAGGAGGCCAATACCGATCTGGAGATTAAGATCAAGGAGTGGTATAAGAAGCAGGGACCTGGTCCTGACCGTGACTACAGCCCATATTACAGGACAATTGAAGACCTGAGGAGCAAG ATCCTTGCTGCCACTGTTGACAATGCCAGCCTCCTCTTGCAGATCGACAATGCTAGGCTGACGGCTGATGACTTCCGAACCAA GTTTGAGACGGAGCAGGCCCTGCGCATGAGTGTTGAGGCTGACATCAACGGCCTGCGTAGAGTCCTGGATGAGCTGACCCTGGCCAGAGCTGACCTGGAGATGCAGATCGAAAACCTGAAGGAGGAGCTGGCTTATCTCAAGAAGAATCATGAAGAG GAAATGAATGTACTACGGAGCCAGCTGGGTGGAGAGATCACTGTGGAGATGGATGCCGCTCCTGGGGTTGACCTGACCAAGATCCTGGCTGACATGAGAGAGCAGTATGAGAGCTTGGCAGAGAAGAACCGTAAAGAGGCCGAGCAGTGGTTCTTCACCAAG ACGGAAGAGCTGAACCGAGAAGTAGCCATGAACACGGAACAGTTGCAGAGCGGCAAGTCGGAGATCACAGAACTAAGACGCACCGTCCAGGGTCTGGAGATAGAGCTGCAGTCCCAGCTCAGCATG AAAGCCGCTCTGGAAGGCACCTTGGCAGAAACAGAAGGCCGCTATGGCGCCCAGTTGGCACAGCTCCAGGTCCTGATCACTAGCGTGGAGGAGCAGCTGGCCGAGCTCCGATGCGACATGGAGCGCCAGAATCATGAGTACAAGATTCTCGTGGACGTCAAGACGCGCCTGGAGCAAGAGATTGCCACGTACCGCCGCCTGCTGGAGGGCGAGGATACCCAGTACGTAAAGGGAGTCGCTGAGATAGAGT TGTCCACGACCACCCGACAAGTCCGTACAATTGTTGAGGAAGTCCAAGATGGAAAGGTGATTTCTTCCCGTGAGCAGGTCCATCATTCCCCCCGCTAA